A portion of the Vibrio coralliirubri genome contains these proteins:
- a CDS encoding tRNA-uridine aminocarboxypropyltransferase, producing MSNQQACPGCGFTHQCICHLIPSVESQIDLVLLTHENELSRDTNTGKLLQQSLEQCQSIVWQRKTPPAELIALLEDETRQPFLLFPSAQSIECQQAVMTQAQSRKPLFIILDGTWQEAKKMLNKSSWLQAVPQVHLDITSESSYTLRRNQDSGHLCTCEVGIELLKSLGESEPAKLIDDYYQQYLKVFHADKCGHALK from the coding sequence ATGAGTAACCAACAAGCTTGCCCTGGTTGTGGCTTTACTCACCAATGTATTTGTCACCTGATACCTAGTGTCGAAAGCCAAATCGATCTTGTACTGCTCACTCATGAGAATGAACTGTCGCGCGATACCAATACCGGAAAGCTGCTTCAGCAATCCCTTGAGCAGTGTCAGTCCATTGTATGGCAAAGGAAAACACCACCAGCGGAGCTCATCGCGCTACTTGAAGATGAAACACGACAACCGTTTCTGCTATTCCCAAGTGCTCAAAGTATCGAGTGCCAGCAAGCCGTGATGACCCAAGCCCAGAGTCGTAAGCCGCTATTCATCATCTTGGATGGCACATGGCAAGAAGCGAAGAAGATGCTTAACAAGAGCTCGTGGTTACAAGCCGTTCCGCAAGTTCACCTCGACATCACCAGCGAATCCTCTTACACCTTGCGCCGCAATCAAGACAGCGGCCACTTGTGTACTTGTGAAGTGGGTATTGAGCTACTCAAGTCTTTAGGTGAAAGCGAACCTGCCAAGCTCATTGATGACTACTACCAACAGTATCTAAAAGTTTTCCACGCCGACAAGTGTGGCCACGCCCTCAAATAG
- a CDS encoding COG3650 family protein has translation MKVMKNPVTWLVAFALQGCVTAPDTPQQPELPPATLDEPLSIQPQTFIMRGQVVVGHESRTFTPCGSQQQYWLDLSPELALEAQGLSTRPYQALYGELIGHLTVPSQTGYNADFTARFVVDQVNILTAENPERCDQPLRSTRVFGNEPFWSATFDKDQLKYTKMGEQPQTLDIESSRTTSSSRDYQLEGKAAQGKLNLTKESCSDGMSDSIYGWHAKLNLNDSDYNGCATVSNQDPTLDWSGLYFASSTQNSGFSINLELNNDHSAITTYSYSNGDPSIVEQGFWQQLNQNQVQVVMTRHQQQYLISERIFTLDNGKLIAEKEKVGNVVYPIANGGLVLFEAKSAQAQVNTKANVDLTAKQVNSSDQLDPKVDQAIREYFKINNSSPDDTKYRWLTYDLNGDGKEELFAQLDWCGSGGCTLLIFENHQDNWRFNSRVTLVKGDIRLGKSQNHGWQDLIFNVSGGGATPANHTLSYSGVSYPLNPSVAPVADDADISDVVLFADGISPAQSGVKL, from the coding sequence ATGAAGGTAATGAAAAACCCAGTGACATGGCTAGTCGCGTTCGCTCTACAAGGCTGTGTTACGGCACCTGATACGCCGCAACAACCGGAACTGCCCCCAGCAACCTTGGATGAGCCACTAAGCATTCAACCGCAAACCTTCATCATGCGTGGTCAGGTGGTGGTTGGTCACGAAAGTCGAACCTTCACGCCTTGCGGCAGCCAACAACAATACTGGTTAGACTTATCTCCAGAGTTAGCGCTAGAAGCACAAGGGCTCTCAACGAGACCTTACCAAGCTTTATATGGCGAGCTGATTGGTCACCTAACCGTGCCGAGCCAAACGGGGTATAATGCAGACTTCACAGCCCGTTTCGTGGTTGATCAAGTGAACATCCTAACCGCAGAGAACCCAGAGCGCTGCGACCAACCACTGCGTTCAACACGAGTATTTGGTAATGAACCCTTCTGGTCAGCAACCTTCGATAAAGACCAGCTCAAATACACTAAGATGGGCGAACAGCCACAGACCCTCGATATTGAATCAAGCCGCACCACATCGAGCAGCCGTGATTACCAATTAGAAGGTAAAGCAGCACAAGGCAAACTCAACCTTACGAAAGAGAGCTGCAGCGACGGCATGAGCGATTCTATCTATGGATGGCATGCCAAGCTTAACCTCAATGACAGTGACTATAATGGTTGTGCGACGGTCTCTAACCAAGATCCAACACTGGATTGGAGCGGACTCTACTTCGCTAGCTCAACGCAAAACTCAGGGTTCTCTATCAACCTTGAACTCAACAATGACCACAGTGCTATCACGACTTATTCATACAGCAATGGAGACCCTTCTATTGTTGAACAAGGCTTCTGGCAGCAACTGAACCAAAATCAGGTACAAGTGGTTATGACTCGCCACCAGCAACAGTATTTGATCTCCGAGCGCATCTTCACACTCGATAATGGCAAGCTAATCGCTGAAAAAGAGAAAGTGGGCAACGTGGTCTATCCGATTGCCAATGGCGGTCTGGTGCTATTCGAAGCTAAGAGTGCGCAAGCACAAGTAAACACCAAAGCTAACGTTGATCTAACCGCAAAGCAGGTCAACTCCAGTGATCAACTTGATCCAAAAGTCGACCAAGCGATCCGAGAATATTTTAAGATCAACAACAGCTCACCTGACGATACCAAGTACCGCTGGTTAACTTACGATCTCAACGGCGACGGTAAAGAAGAGCTGTTCGCCCAACTCGATTGGTGTGGTTCTGGTGGCTGTACACTGCTAATTTTCGAAAACCATCAAGATAACTGGCGCTTCAATAGCCGAGTGACACTGGTTAAGGGCGACATACGCTTAGGTAAATCGCAAAACCATGGCTGGCAGGATCTGATCTTCAACGTCAGTGGCGGCGGTGCAACACCGGCGAATCACACACTGTCATACTCTGGAGTCAGCTACCCGCTAAACCCAAGTGTCGCTCCAGTTGCAGATGATGCTGATATCAGCGACGTGGTTTTGTTTGCTGATGGTATCTCACCCGCACAAAGTGGAGTGAAGCTGTAA
- a CDS encoding EVE domain-containing protein — protein sequence MAYWLFKTEPDTFSIQTLRVQKTSCWEGVRNYQARNMMRDDVKLGDLVMIYHSSCKKVGVAGIAKVTRGAYPDHFQFDPESDYYDPKSSPDNPRWIMVDVEFVRVTERLIPLATLKAMPELSEMPLVKRGNRLSIMPVTEQEWQAILSKEVLGSR from the coding sequence ATGGCATATTGGTTATTTAAAACAGAACCCGACACTTTCTCTATTCAGACCCTGAGAGTACAAAAAACCTCTTGTTGGGAGGGTGTACGCAACTATCAGGCTCGAAACATGATGCGTGATGACGTCAAGCTTGGAGATTTGGTGATGATATACCACTCATCATGCAAAAAAGTTGGCGTAGCGGGGATCGCTAAAGTAACCAGAGGAGCCTACCCAGACCACTTTCAGTTCGACCCAGAGAGTGATTACTACGATCCTAAGTCTTCACCCGATAACCCGCGCTGGATTATGGTGGATGTCGAGTTTGTGCGAGTGACTGAGCGCTTGATTCCTTTGGCTACGCTTAAAGCCATGCCTGAACTCTCCGAAATGCCATTGGTGAAACGCGGTAATCGCTTATCGATCATGCCGGTTACCGAACAAGAGTGGCAGGCAATCTTAAGTAAAGAAGTGCTAGGTTCTCGATAG
- a CDS encoding Cof-type HAD-IIB family hydrolase, giving the protein MSIPALKDSVKIVASDLDGTLLAPNHQLSDFTKLTLKKLHDQGYTFIFATGRHHVDVAGIRQIAGIPAYMITSNGARVHDQNDQLMYSQNVPQELVQPVIDIVRQDPNLFIHMYQNEDWLLDREDEMLAKFHSESGFSYKRFEAENAPSEGIAKVFFTHPEQDHEYLVTFEQKLRDAFGDKLNIAFSTPWCLEVMAAEVSKGHALDAVAKSLNLTLDNCVAFGDGMNDAEMLAMAGKGLIMGTSHEKVMKALPDNEVIGSNADDAVAHYLEKHLL; this is encoded by the coding sequence ATGAGTATTCCTGCACTAAAAGATTCCGTGAAAATTGTTGCTTCTGATTTAGATGGTACGCTTTTGGCTCCCAACCATCAGCTAAGCGACTTTACCAAGCTAACGCTTAAGAAATTACACGACCAAGGTTATACCTTCATCTTCGCAACGGGTCGTCACCACGTCGATGTAGCGGGTATTCGTCAGATCGCAGGCATTCCGGCGTACATGATCACTTCAAACGGTGCACGCGTGCATGACCAGAATGATCAACTGATGTATAGCCAGAACGTACCTCAGGAACTCGTTCAGCCGGTTATTGATATTGTGCGCCAAGATCCAAACCTCTTTATTCACATGTACCAGAATGAAGATTGGCTACTAGACCGTGAAGATGAAATGTTGGCTAAATTCCACAGCGAATCTGGCTTTAGCTACAAGCGCTTTGAAGCTGAAAACGCACCAAGCGAAGGCATCGCGAAAGTCTTCTTCACACATCCAGAACAAGACCACGAATATCTCGTCACGTTTGAACAAAAGCTAAGAGATGCTTTTGGCGACAAACTGAACATCGCCTTCTCTACACCTTGGTGTCTGGAAGTGATGGCCGCTGAAGTCTCTAAAGGCCACGCCCTAGACGCTGTTGCGAAATCACTGAACCTGACACTGGACAACTGTGTTGCGTTTGGTGATGGCATGAACGACGCTGAAATGCTGGCTATGGCAGGTAAAGGTCTAATCATGGGTACATCACATGAGAAAGTGATGAAAGCTCTGCCAGACAATGAAGTGATTGGCAGTAACGCAGACGATGCTGTTGCTCACTACCTAGAAAAGCACCTGCTCTAA
- a CDS encoding alpha/beta fold hydrolase — protein sequence MENHSGAPISYTQEPQFEQAIKHPIPTLWQQRKDGYVTTSGKKKLYWCSLTSETHTKAIVISNGRIECCQKYQELFYDFYQQGYDVYSFDHQGQGQSERMVTDSDIGHIHEFDDYASDMSDVIASFDLSKYSNRYLLAHSMGSTIATRYLQTHPDHPFDKVTLCAPMFGINTEWYLKPIAMIVGQVLTAFYAKPTYAPGQQAYYSKPFENNLLSHSKVRYQWFRRLYDESPSLQVGGPSTRWVWQGLMASKQAIQQTRQIKIPLLLIQAGDEKIVSNSAQVKFISKLKKTNSDCQFKLVEGSRHEVLFEQDEYRNQALDAINQFFA from the coding sequence ATGGAAAACCACAGCGGCGCCCCGATTTCGTACACGCAAGAACCTCAATTCGAGCAAGCGATTAAACACCCGATCCCCACCCTTTGGCAACAACGAAAAGATGGGTATGTAACAACATCCGGTAAAAAGAAGCTGTACTGGTGTAGCCTGACTTCAGAGACTCATACCAAGGCGATTGTTATTTCAAATGGCCGCATTGAGTGCTGCCAAAAATACCAAGAACTTTTTTATGATTTCTATCAACAAGGCTATGACGTTTATTCATTTGACCACCAAGGTCAAGGCCAGTCTGAGCGTATGGTAACAGACTCTGACATTGGTCACATTCATGAGTTTGATGATTATGCATCTGACATGTCTGACGTCATTGCCAGTTTCGATCTCAGTAAGTATTCCAATCGCTACCTGCTCGCACACTCAATGGGCAGCACCATAGCCACCCGCTACCTACAAACTCATCCAGACCACCCATTTGATAAGGTGACTCTGTGCGCTCCGATGTTTGGTATCAATACCGAGTGGTACCTGAAACCTATCGCGATGATCGTTGGACAAGTGCTCACCGCTTTTTATGCCAAGCCGACTTACGCGCCGGGCCAGCAAGCATATTATTCGAAGCCTTTTGAAAACAACTTACTAAGCCACAGCAAGGTTCGTTATCAGTGGTTCCGTCGCTTATATGACGAGTCTCCATCTTTGCAGGTGGGTGGACCAAGCACGCGTTGGGTGTGGCAAGGGTTAATGGCCTCCAAGCAAGCGATTCAACAAACTCGTCAAATCAAGATCCCTCTGCTATTGATTCAAGCTGGGGACGAAAAGATTGTCAGTAACAGTGCTCAAGTAAAGTTCATCTCTAAGCTGAAGAAAACCAACTCTGATTGTCAGTTTAAGTTGGTTGAGGGTTCTAGACATGAGGTGTTGTTTGAGCAAGATGAATATCGCAATCAAGCACTGGATGCGATCAATCAGTTTTTCGCCTAA
- the rhtB gene encoding homoserine/homoserine lactone efflux protein, with translation MDTHVWLAYVVTAILFSLAPGSGTVNSISNGLSYGTKKSLASIAGLQLGLAFHIMLVGAGIGALVAQSALAFTIIKWVGVVYLLWLGIQKWRDNSSLVASQENSTLSSGKLLRNAVLINLTNPKSIVFLVALFPQFIDPTQPQAPQLLVLGVTTVFIDSVVMLGYTSLASQMGRFIRSDRIMGKINKIFGGMFMGCGALLAAAKA, from the coding sequence ATGGATACTCATGTTTGGCTTGCTTATGTCGTTACGGCGATATTGTTTAGTTTGGCTCCGGGCTCAGGTACCGTTAACTCAATCAGCAATGGGCTAAGTTATGGCACCAAGAAGTCACTTGCGTCGATCGCGGGCTTACAGCTCGGTCTTGCATTCCATATCATGCTGGTGGGCGCGGGCATTGGTGCATTAGTGGCTCAATCCGCGTTGGCATTCACCATCATCAAATGGGTGGGCGTGGTTTACCTTCTTTGGTTGGGTATTCAAAAGTGGCGTGACAACTCTAGCTTAGTGGCTTCACAAGAAAACTCGACGCTATCGAGTGGCAAGCTGCTTAGAAATGCGGTGCTGATTAACCTTACTAACCCAAAATCTATCGTGTTTTTGGTGGCTCTGTTCCCTCAATTTATTGATCCAACACAGCCGCAAGCACCGCAATTATTAGTGCTAGGTGTTACAACGGTATTCATTGATAGCGTTGTTATGTTGGGCTACACCTCATTAGCTTCACAAATGGGACGTTTTATTCGTTCAGATCGAATAATGGGTAAGATAAATAAAATCTTTGGTGGTATGTTCATGGGCTGCGGCGCATTGCTGGCTGCCGCCAAAGCCTAA
- a CDS encoding metalloregulator ArsR/SmtB family transcription factor, translating into MLPHQFFKLLSDETRVRCLMMIVRQECLSVGELTQALQESQPKVSRHLAQLRSNGILTDVRQGQWVFYRLSKDLPGWMLKLIDDLIASNCLKTEYQQDIERLESMNSRPVCCV; encoded by the coding sequence ATGCTTCCTCACCAATTTTTTAAATTACTGTCTGATGAAACGCGAGTGCGTTGCTTAATGATGATTGTGCGCCAAGAGTGCCTTTCTGTTGGTGAGTTGACTCAGGCATTACAAGAAAGTCAGCCAAAGGTTTCACGCCACCTTGCGCAGTTGCGTTCAAACGGCATTTTGACTGATGTTCGCCAAGGGCAGTGGGTTTTTTACCGTCTGTCAAAAGATTTACCGGGTTGGATGCTAAAGTTAATTGATGACCTTATCGCATCGAACTGTTTGAAAACTGAATACCAGCAAGATATTGAGCGCTTAGAGTCGATGAACTCACGCCCAGTATGTTGCGTTTAA
- a CDS encoding ArsJ-associated glyceraldehyde-3-phosphate dehydrogenase, with amino-acid sequence MTVKVGINGFGRIGRLALRAAFDWEELEFVQINDVAGDTTTLAHLLEFDSVQGRWNHEVAVEGDEMIINGQRIKTTKERDIDAIDWSGCDVVIEATGKHRKTSFLNKYLEQGVKRVVVSAPVKEEGIANIVVGVNDNIFDPAVHKIVTAASCTTNCIAPVVKVINEKLGIENAAFTTIHDLTNTQTILDAPHKDLRRARACGMSLIPTTTGSAKAIVEIFPELENRINGHAVRVPLANASLTDIIFEVKQDTTVEEVNAMLKEASQNELKGILGFEERPLVSIDYKGDQRSTIVDALSTMLVGKRMVKIYAWYDNEMGYATRTAELVRTVGLA; translated from the coding sequence ATGACAGTCAAAGTAGGTATCAATGGTTTTGGTCGTATCGGCCGTCTAGCACTTCGCGCAGCTTTCGATTGGGAAGAGCTAGAGTTTGTTCAAATTAACGATGTTGCTGGCGACACAACAACACTGGCTCACCTTCTTGAGTTCGATTCGGTTCAAGGTCGTTGGAATCACGAAGTGGCTGTTGAAGGCGACGAGATGATCATCAACGGTCAACGCATCAAAACCACAAAAGAGCGCGACATTGATGCGATCGATTGGTCTGGTTGTGATGTGGTGATTGAAGCAACGGGTAAACACCGTAAGACCTCTTTCCTAAACAAATACCTAGAGCAAGGCGTGAAGCGCGTTGTGGTATCTGCGCCAGTGAAAGAAGAAGGCATTGCAAACATCGTTGTAGGTGTGAACGACAATATCTTCGATCCTGCGGTACACAAAATCGTAACGGCAGCGTCTTGTACAACCAACTGTATCGCGCCAGTGGTTAAGGTGATCAACGAGAAGCTTGGTATCGAGAACGCAGCGTTTACCACTATTCACGATCTAACTAACACGCAAACTATTCTTGATGCGCCCCATAAAGACTTACGCCGTGCACGTGCATGTGGCATGAGCCTTATCCCAACAACAACGGGTAGCGCTAAGGCGATTGTTGAGATCTTCCCAGAGCTTGAAAACCGCATCAACGGCCACGCAGTTCGTGTACCGCTAGCGAACGCTTCTCTAACAGACATCATCTTCGAAGTGAAGCAAGACACCACGGTAGAAGAAGTTAACGCGATGCTGAAAGAAGCGTCTCAGAATGAACTAAAAGGCATTCTTGGCTTTGAAGAGCGTCCACTGGTTTCTATCGATTACAAAGGCGACCAACGCTCAACAATCGTGGATGCACTATCAACGATGTTGGTCGGTAAGCGCATGGTTAAGATCTACGCTTGGTACGACAACGAGATGGGTTACGCAACACGTACCGCTGAGTTAGTTCGCACTGTTGGTTTAGCATAA
- a CDS encoding cyclin-dependent kinase inhibitor 3 family protein has product MTHPTWQLDLEQGALILTPCPGTKEATLDASLAQLKEQGVEAIVTALDDHELASKDVAALGEKTRALGMQWFQIEIEDDCAPGADFAAKWQAASPELHNIVDNGGKVAMHCMGGSGRTGLFAAHLLLEKGWDLSKVVQEVQALRPGAFTKPIQVEYINGVASA; this is encoded by the coding sequence ATGACACATCCAACATGGCAACTAGACTTAGAGCAAGGTGCGTTAATCCTTACTCCATGCCCAGGTACAAAAGAAGCAACGCTTGATGCATCACTGGCTCAGCTAAAAGAGCAAGGCGTTGAAGCTATCGTGACAGCACTTGATGACCATGAGCTTGCAAGCAAAGACGTGGCGGCACTTGGCGAAAAAACACGTGCGCTAGGTATGCAATGGTTCCAGATCGAAATTGAAGATGACTGTGCACCGGGTGCTGATTTTGCTGCGAAGTGGCAAGCAGCTAGCCCTGAGCTACATAACATCGTCGATAACGGCGGCAAAGTCGCGATGCACTGCATGGGTGGCTCTGGTCGCACTGGTTTGTTCGCGGCTCACCTACTGTTAGAAAAAGGCTGGGATTTGAGCAAGGTTGTTCAAGAGGTGCAGGCACTGCGTCCCGGCGCATTTACTAAGCCTATTCAGGTTGAGTATATCAACGGCGTAGCTTCTGCGTAG
- the arsJ gene encoding organoarsenical effux MFS transporter ArsJ, with translation MFSNLSKSVRQYMLVTFNYWNFTITDGALRMLVVLYFYDLGYSSLEIASLFLFYEFFGVVTNLIGGWLGARLGLNKTMNIGLGMQVVALGMLAVPTAMLTIPWVMAAQALSGIAKDLNKMSAKSSIKTLVPDEQQGALYKWIAILTGSKNALKGAGFFIGGLLLSTIGFQYAVLAMAAVLALVFIGSVLSLEADMGKAKTKPKFKQIFSKSESINILSAARMFLFGARDVWFVIALPIYLGSVFGWDHSWVGGFLAAWTIAYGFVQGIAPKITSKAQGKVPDGHAALLWAGALAIVTAAIAYAVQIGWQPELVIVGGLMVFGAIFAVNSSLHSYLIVSYAKGDGVSLDVGFYYMANAMGRLIGTILSGLVFQLAGLSACLWVSFAFLAITTVISLRLPKVPQISAA, from the coding sequence ATGTTTTCAAATCTAAGTAAGAGTGTTCGCCAATACATGTTGGTGACTTTTAACTACTGGAACTTCACCATTACTGATGGTGCACTTCGCATGCTGGTGGTTCTGTATTTTTACGACCTTGGTTACAGTTCGTTAGAAATCGCCTCACTGTTCCTTTTCTATGAATTCTTTGGTGTGGTGACTAACCTAATCGGTGGCTGGTTAGGGGCGCGTCTTGGCCTCAATAAGACCATGAACATCGGGTTAGGCATGCAAGTTGTAGCCTTGGGTATGCTCGCTGTGCCAACGGCAATGCTGACCATTCCTTGGGTCATGGCGGCGCAAGCCTTGTCTGGTATCGCTAAAGACCTCAATAAGATGAGTGCCAAGAGTTCAATTAAGACTTTGGTTCCTGATGAACAACAGGGCGCACTTTATAAGTGGATTGCGATTCTGACCGGATCTAAGAATGCGCTTAAAGGGGCTGGCTTCTTTATTGGTGGTTTGCTGCTTTCAACGATTGGCTTCCAATACGCCGTGCTCGCGATGGCAGCCGTGTTGGCATTGGTCTTCATTGGCAGTGTGTTGAGCTTAGAAGCGGACATGGGTAAAGCGAAAACTAAACCTAAGTTCAAACAGATCTTCTCTAAGTCTGAATCCATCAACATCCTATCCGCAGCACGTATGTTCCTGTTTGGCGCTCGTGATGTGTGGTTTGTGATTGCTTTGCCGATTTACCTAGGCAGTGTGTTTGGTTGGGATCACTCATGGGTCGGTGGCTTCTTAGCTGCTTGGACTATCGCTTATGGCTTTGTACAGGGCATAGCGCCGAAGATTACTAGTAAAGCTCAAGGCAAGGTGCCAGATGGGCATGCTGCGCTGTTATGGGCGGGTGCGCTGGCTATCGTGACCGCTGCTATCGCTTATGCGGTACAGATTGGTTGGCAACCAGAGCTCGTTATCGTGGGTGGTTTGATGGTATTTGGTGCCATCTTTGCGGTGAACTCATCACTTCACTCATATTTGATTGTGAGTTATGCGAAAGGCGATGGCGTTTCTCTTGATGTCGGTTTCTACTACATGGCAAACGCGATGGGCCGTTTGATTGGCACGATATTGTCGGGCTTGGTATTCCAATTGGCAGGTTTGTCTGCGTGTCTGTGGGTCTCCTTCGCATTCTTAGCGATAACGACGGTGATCTCTCTGCGTTTACCTAAAGTACCGCAAATCTCAGCGGCATAA
- a CDS encoding acyltransferase produces the protein MKQRILFFDLARCVAAVAVIAIHVLAPYRNELGTIPFGEWLTAITVNGFSRWAVPVFILITGALMLSDQRPFDAKYYLKRRLGKVLIPFIVWSLFYTYLSGWSAMGFDADVSWDVLLNSYHHYTYYHLGFFYYFIPLYFVIPFLQIMVRKYGDRSVYAFTAVWLFTTLLFLLKIDGPWSHELWLYTGYLPLGYLLYKIVPLNKMTVGVSVLLGGLALLTTVYMVVDASLVAEEYTVGRWLSYKTLNTVLAASMVFMVCRYYGEGLSEKSNQVVGFISKHSLGIYLLHPIFLWPMKEFGWYQGHPAWVIPLWIVISGAGALWMSWLVSKSEKTRWLLP, from the coding sequence ATGAAGCAGCGAATTCTCTTTTTTGATTTAGCACGATGTGTCGCGGCCGTAGCGGTTATCGCGATTCATGTTTTGGCGCCTTATCGCAATGAATTGGGCACTATTCCTTTCGGTGAATGGCTTACTGCCATTACGGTAAACGGTTTCAGCCGCTGGGCAGTACCTGTGTTCATCTTGATTACCGGCGCACTGATGCTCAGTGATCAGCGCCCGTTTGACGCCAAATACTACCTCAAGCGTCGTCTGGGCAAGGTGCTGATACCTTTCATTGTCTGGTCGCTTTTCTATACCTATCTGTCGGGTTGGTCGGCAATGGGTTTTGATGCCGACGTCAGTTGGGATGTGTTGCTGAATAGCTACCATCATTACACCTATTACCACCTTGGTTTCTTCTATTACTTCATCCCGCTCTACTTTGTGATTCCGTTCTTGCAGATCATGGTTAGAAAGTACGGTGATAGATCGGTCTATGCCTTTACAGCGGTATGGCTGTTCACAACGTTATTGTTCTTACTGAAAATCGATGGCCCTTGGAGCCACGAATTGTGGTTGTACACCGGTTACTTACCATTGGGTTACTTGCTGTATAAGATTGTGCCACTTAACAAGATGACAGTTGGCGTGAGTGTTTTACTGGGTGGGCTAGCGTTACTAACCACGGTTTACATGGTGGTTGATGCAAGCTTGGTGGCAGAAGAGTACACGGTAGGGCGCTGGTTATCTTACAAAACGTTGAATACCGTATTAGCCGCGAGCATGGTGTTCATGGTATGCCGTTACTATGGTGAAGGCCTTTCTGAGAAGAGTAACCAAGTGGTTGGCTTTATCAGTAAGCACAGCTTAGGTATTTACCTGCTGCACCCGATTTTCTTGTGGCCGATGAAAGAGTTTGGTTGGTACCAAGGACATCCGGCATGGGTTATTCCATTATGGATTGTGATCAGTGGAGCTGGCGCGTTATGGATGAGCTGGTTGGTGTCTAAGTCAGAGAAAACGCGTTGGTTATTGCCTTAG
- a CDS encoding DUF2500 domain-containing protein gives MPNSLFFAIFALAALAAWVFIGFYRKHSQGENAPEKKVNVTVLDKQSIDLPDAEPGQEDQEYWIYVQRGVVGPKREFQVGIHYFHALNPGDKGTLTYQGDKFLHFALKR, from the coding sequence ATGCCTAATTCACTCTTTTTTGCCATCTTTGCACTCGCTGCTCTAGCGGCTTGGGTATTTATTGGTTTCTATCGAAAACACTCGCAAGGTGAAAATGCGCCAGAGAAGAAAGTGAATGTCACTGTGTTAGACAAACAATCCATCGACCTTCCTGACGCAGAACCTGGCCAAGAAGATCAAGAGTACTGGATTTACGTTCAACGTGGTGTGGTTGGTCCGAAGCGAGAATTCCAAGTCGGCATCCACTACTTCCACGCCCTGAACCCTGGCGACAAAGGAACCTTAACCTACCAAGGCGATAAGTTCTTACACTTTGCGTTGAAGCGCTAA
- a CDS encoding lysoplasmalogenase: MWSWLAVSLSGIGAIAGTKHGHLGQALSYKVFTYVLLATIALTQSVVADFTYWVVAGLAVSAIADVLHTVTQKRPLHFVCFLLAQLCYSKAFWLQLSGEMVWWLFALLLAACVVAFFLLLPRLDKLVFPVVIMGIVLIQLAWASGELWLLDPQLSHAVGFAGCVVLLLSALAYALNFYRSPIKGAYFWVTGSYFLAHALIVASLTI; encoded by the coding sequence ATGTGGAGTTGGTTGGCGGTTTCCTTGTCTGGTATCGGAGCAATAGCAGGAACGAAACATGGACATCTCGGTCAGGCCTTATCGTATAAGGTTTTTACCTATGTATTATTGGCGACCATTGCTTTAACTCAATCTGTCGTTGCTGATTTTACCTATTGGGTCGTTGCTGGGTTGGCGGTCTCTGCGATCGCAGATGTCTTGCATACTGTTACTCAAAAACGTCCTCTGCATTTTGTTTGCTTCTTGCTGGCTCAGCTCTGTTACAGCAAAGCATTTTGGCTACAGCTATCAGGAGAAATGGTCTGGTGGTTGTTCGCTCTGCTGTTGGCGGCTTGTGTCGTTGCTTTTTTCTTACTTCTGCCTCGTTTAGACAAACTCGTCTTTCCTGTGGTTATCATGGGTATCGTGCTTATTCAGCTTGCATGGGCTTCTGGTGAGCTCTGGTTGCTTGATCCTCAACTGTCGCATGCGGTGGGTTTTGCGGGTTGTGTCGTGTTGCTGCTTTCAGCATTGGCGTACGCGCTAAATTTCTATCGTAGCCCAATTAAGGGTGCCTACTTTTGGGTGACGGGCAGCTACTTTCTGGCACACGCGCTCATTGTTGCTTCCCTGACCATTTAG
- a CDS encoding YecH family metal-binding protein, which produces MTTEIHAHNVLNLLSEKPLTREELTQELAQTYGAEARFHTCKLNGLDLDGLLKFFLKMEKVVVIDDKLCTNRERVCNH; this is translated from the coding sequence ATGACTACCGAAATTCATGCACACAACGTTTTAAACCTACTGAGTGAAAAGCCACTGACTCGTGAAGAGTTGACGCAAGAACTCGCTCAAACTTATGGCGCAGAAGCGCGTTTTCATACCTGTAAGCTGAATGGCCTGGATTTAGATGGATTGCTGAAGTTTTTCCTGAAGATGGAAAAGGTCGTGGTTATTGATGACAAGCTTTGCACTAATCGCGAACGTGTGTGTAACCACTAA